Within the Salvia hispanica cultivar TCC Black 2014 chromosome 4, UniMelb_Shisp_WGS_1.0, whole genome shotgun sequence genome, the region TGGGGAGGATCACTCTCAATTTTTGCCAAATGGGCATCGAAGTTCATCTTCCAATTATCCTGATAAGTCCACCCCCCGACAGTAGTAAGCGGGGAATCGGAAAATTGTCTTCGGGCCTAGGATGAAGTACCCGGTGCCCCTACTGTCCACCGTGATCATACCCGACTTCTTCAGAAAATCCCAATCAATGGACATTGGCCCCGAATCTGGAGTCCGCTCCTCCACATCGACCTGAAAATGGAGGGCCAGGCGGGTGACCACACCCACACAACATAGTTTCCCACTCTTCTTCTTTGCTTGTCTCTCAAGATGCTTAATCATGTAATAGCCGGTATTGATCCTCCGGTGGGCCAAGATGCCCCATAGAATGAATACTACATCAGAAGAAATGCTGCCCAGTTCCTTGTGAGCGAACGGGAAGCATACTAAGGCCTTGGCCATGTACCTCAGTACCGGATTCCGAATGGAGTTTAACTTAGCGCGGGATGGAGCATAAATAGGGCCCTGGCTGGACGTGGCCTCATCCAGTGTAATGCGGCCCCAGAAATCATTCATGTCATAGTCTTGGGGCTCTTCAATGTACCCTTTCTCATTCTCGTCGAGCAAATGGaagatggaattgaattccGCCAACATGAGTGTGTGCTCGACATTGTCCAAGCGGAAGGTGATAGAGGCCAAGGCTTTATTGATATAGTTCAATTGGAGAGTGGACATGAGCTCCAAAGTTAAGACCTTGTATGATCCATAACAATGTGCAAATAGGAAGTTGAGGTGGCCCGCTTCCAAGAGGGCTTCCCAAGATGTTTGAATGCCCATATCTGTGATCAAGTCGATGACTGGGTACTGGGACGACATACTATCAAACGGTGCAAGAGCTGCCCATCTTGCCTTCTCCTCCTTGCCTCTTAAGGTGACGTTCACATTTCGGGGGTTAGCAAAGTTGACCATATTAGATGTACCTGAAATAAACCACAACAAGCAgccaactcccccaaactttagtccataataaaatttgaacaatTGTAGGCAAGATAAGATGAAATTAGGAAGATAGACTCAATTCCTAACATTAGAAGCACTAACACCAAGCAAGGCATATAGGGCGAGCAAGCATGTAGGATTTTAGAAAGATAGACTCAATTTCTAAAACCTATATATCacaattcaatcaaattaGGGAGATAGACTCAATCCCTATGCCCTTTCTTTGCACATTCATCAAAAGGGAGATAAACTCAATCCCTAAAGCTCACAAAATCATAATATTCCCCCATTATGTAACAAATACTCAATCAACAATACCACAAGCAATTCAATTTCAcacaaaaacatgaatttcacATCCAACTCATGAGTGCAAATAACTTCATACCCACTACAAAATTTCACAATACATCCACGGAGAATGAAGATTAGAGGAGAAAATCATACCTTTGGTGTTTAGATGTagagaaatttcaaaaaatatgcTTCCTCTTTGATTTCTTGAGCAAAAAACTCCCACATTAAGTACTGTTCCCATGTTTGTAATATATTATTAGGGCTTGTTTGTTTGACATGTTAAGGGGTAGTTATAGCCCATTATCTACCCTAATATCAGTGTTTGATTGTCGTGTTAGTCTTCCACACGACCCGGTATTGAAACTCACAACCCGAATGTTTCGGTGCTTGTTATTTCAAAATCGCTGCTAACTCTGTCACCGCCGAAGACTGCGATTGAGCTTTATCTTTAAAAAGAAGATACAACCTCTCTCCTTCAATTGACTAAAATAGCCCCACCATTAATTCAATCACTACCAATTTCATCTACTCAAATTCAATTCTGGAGCACCCATTTCGCAAAACAACAAACGATTTCAAAATCGGCGGTCATATTTGGGGAATTCGGTGTTGTGCCTTGGTCGTTAATATCGGTTCGTACCGTGTTCATCCTTTGAAGATCTAGTCGGGCGGCTTCTATTGTCGTTAAATTGTGCAGCGAATTGAAGATTCGGTCGCGTTCGCACTTATTTCGAGCTTGATTCCAATTGCACTTGCACCGGGTATCGCCTACGACTCATGGCCGAGCACAATCAAATGCAGGAGGTCAAGTTTTTTTGAACTCCGACAAATATTTACATCTTCAATTTGTAACCGAATTGATATGCTAATGATTTGTGTTGCTCAATAATTATTGTGGAAAACTCTGTTATATGTTACTGAAATGTTCAAAATTTTgggtatgttttttttatttcattggtTGAGTTGAGATGTTGGGCAAGCTGAATTGCCGTAGGTTTTAAGACAGAGCAACATCGATTTTATAGTTGAGAGTACTGAATACCTTTCCTTTGGCTATCTGTTGGTTTCTACCTTAACTGACTTTAATTATGAAGATGTATTCAATTTGTGCTTTTGTGTTGGTTCTAGTTTGTAGCTGCATTGCTGTCACTTTGTGTTTTATTAAGGGTTACTTTGATTTAATCCATATAGTAACTCCGGAAGTGTGAGGACTTGTGATGATGCCTATTTGAATTTGTGCTTGTGTTGCGGTGGTTCTTGTTTGTAGCTGCAATGCTGCCAGATTTTGTTTTAGTGATTTAATCCATATAGGATGTGAGGTCTTGTCATGatgtatatttgtatttgtgCTTCTGTGGTGGTTCTTAATTGTAGCTGCATTATTGCCAGATTTTGTGTTACTGAGATTTACTTTGATTTACTCCATATAGGATCTCCGGAAGTGTGAGGACCCGACTACGGTTTTGATTATGCTTGAGGAAATACTAAGAAATCATCGAATCAATCTCCTCCTGGTAAGCATGCTACTCACTATGATTGGACATACTCCCCGTAAAAGGAAGCGTGGTGGTAGGCATACAAGAGAAGAATTGATCGAGTCAATTCCAGCCCATGTGAAGCAGTTAGACAAGCTGGTCTGTGTCACTGATCGATCATGCATAGACAATTTACGGATGGACAGAAACACATTCGGTAAATTATGTCGACTTTTGCGCAACCGAGTTGGATTGATAGATCAGAAATTTGTAACCGTAGAAGAACAGGTTGCTATGTTCTTATGCATTCTGTCCCACCACAAAAAGACCCGGATAGTTGGCTACGATTTCATGCGTTCTTCCCAAACAGTGTCTAAATACATACATATTGTTCTCCGTGGTGTCCTTACTTTGCACGAGTTGTTTTTAGTGAAACCTGACCCGGTTGATGATGAATGCACTGACTCAAGATGGAAGTGATTTAAGGTTTGTTCCATTGCACGACTTGTGAGGAAGTCGAACAACCAAATGCTGGCTACGAGAGTGACAACGATGATCCAATAGTGCCTACGATCAATGTGGTATCACCATCAGCATTGTGGAATAAGAAGAGGGATGATTTAGCTGCTGCGATGTGGAGTCAATGAATGAACGGGTGAACGTTGCGCTTTAGTGTAGGCGGCAAATCCTTTTACTTTGTGTGTGTGGAACTTCTTTTTCGAACAAGATATGGTTTGTAATGAAGGATTAAATATTTGACTGTAGGATTTAATATGCCTTTATGAATCATTAATTCGACCggttttcaaatatttaatgagGTTCAAGTGAATTGTTACTTCAAATTTATGTTccctatttaattaaactactTCAACCACTTGTCATCCTCAAAGTCACCTAGTCGCGTTATCCCAACGAAGAAGGTGTTCGGGTCTTCAGCCGCAGGTTCGTCATGTGCTTCTTGGAGCCCTCTCCCAACCTCTCGCAAAACGGCACCATAGAAGGATTTGCggataaattcaaataattatggAGTACTTGTTGAGGGACcaaaacaatatattaatGACTTGTTGTTTATGATGTATTGCCATTCCACTAGAATATATTCCACCAACAATTTTGACTTACAAAACATATTAAGCAGTACTacacaaatatataataattaatcgTCAGGAGTAGTGATGTCTTTCTGCCAtagcaaaataataaaaagctTGAGATGTAGTGCTGAAATATAAATGAGCATAACTCCAAAACAATATGTAAAGCACAACCTGCACGACTTGAGCCCATTGTTCATCGTCGATATCTATTTTGTAGTTACCATCGTTATTGAAACCAACGCCACTGCGATCAAGTATCTGCATTAGCGAGTAGTAGTTCTTCTTCCAAGCACTGATCTTGAACTTTATGTGAGGGTGAACACATATGTCGGTCTTTGGGAATTCACGCTTAATTGCCTCCTTTGCTCGGGTTAAATATCCTGCACGGAAGCCATTGTCGGATTTCCATCCGGCTGCCGTCAGCTCCTTCATAGTTTCCAAAAGGATCTCCTCCTCACGTTGTGTCCAGACACGCCTTGACCTATCTACTAAAGACCCTCTGCCCGCGGGAACATCAGGGTCaactacaaaaatacaaattcttATTGTCAATTGTTAAGGCAGTGTAAAACTACTCCAAGAAGAATGAATGAACTTTACTAGAGAGATTACCAGCTGCCAATGGATTCTCGTTGGTTTCATTTCCGCTCAATTGTTGGGATCCCATAGGAACAACCTTCACAAACTGATAAATATTAGTGTTATTCCAACAACTACCACAAAAGCCCATTGAATCAACTACTCTGTAATCATGAAATTGTTATCCAGAAATTATGTGGTCAATTTTGCCCAACAAAAAATGACGAACCCATTGAAATAATGAATCCCTAATCAACAAACTGTTATCCAACGTTCGCACAACCAAAAAATGACGAAGGGACCAACACAAATTAAATGTCAAACAACAACTACCTTATAAATTGAAGCTTGTTCGTGTTTGACAAATTCAGATattcacacacacaatatTGTCGAAGGAATTTCCACTGTAAAAAACTACTACAAATCTTGTTAAGGTTTTTCATTCAGTTTTCGGATCTGGTCGCTAGTTGCAGAGAAATAGATGATAGGCAAACCTACCACAGATAGCAGAAATCGATGACCAGCTCGGCTTTAACTTCGGTGGAAGATCTTCCTCCTGCGGGGAATCGTCGCAGGCTGCAGCGTGGAtggaagaatgataatttttggTTCAACTTATCAATTTGAGCAAAAGCGAAAAGGGGAGGCGcgaaatcaaaatttggggcGCGGCAAATAGGTTTTATGAGGGTAATTCtggatttataattaatttgtgagGTTATTTTTGGGAATGTATATTTGTATCACACATTTGAGTGTGCCATACCAAACACAAGAATTACTAACATCAGCTTCGTACATTGACAAACAAACAACAATAGGTGATAACTatataatttagaaaacaCAAATATAGTGTTTACAATATGCTAACACATGTTAGACCAACATGTCAAACAAACGAGCCCTTAATATTAACGATTTTCAAGTTCTCTGTTAATATTACTCCACTAATAATTTAAGTACTTCTAATACTATCTTCATTTATTGAAAACTGActaaaaaaaggtaaaagcttatactcaaaacaagTCCAATAATTGACTTGACTGacgaaattaattactatccTTCAATTTCtgtactaatataattattaattacactACTTTAAAATCAAGGGATATCGTAACCCGGAACATGGGTTTGATAACGTTGGGGAGGGTCCCAACGAGAGGTCGGCCGTTCAAATTGTTGAAAGTGGATAGTAGTAGCATCTAGAGACATTTACGAgtcattcaaataattttttatgtcaaattgaaaatgaagttCTGTGATAAGTCCAAGTCTAGGTAGTGGCAGTCTTTTTTACTCATCTTTTATGTCAACTTTGACTTGTATCGTGGTAGGTAATGATACGAAATTTAAATAGAcgttattttgtatattaagtgagagaaaaataaggaaatataacaaatttgtgtgtgaaaattaaaaatgaaagtgtgacatcttatGTGATTAGAAGAAATACTTTTACTTACTTACATTTCTATAAAGTATTTAGGATACAAATTAATCATCCACCATTacattgttttattataaataagtaGAAATTTAAAGATCATGTAAACTCAAGTTTGAATCCTTTGGCATTATGTTTTGTATTATTAGGCTAACACACGCACACtatcatttcattatttaatttggtcgAATATGAATGCTTTAACCTTACGTTTAAACCACATTACCACTAGACCTACCTACCacactttcattttatttaattgatttgagCGTACGTGGTATTTAGgtataaattcatatttaaggaagatgtaaaaataaaatataaggaaGAGTGTTGTAGttttagattatttatttGGTTAAAAAACTTTGTACTCTCAATTTAGAGTTAAAAAACACAATATGTCATGAACAAAAGcaatttagatatttatattttattcatcaatctcataagaagtaaacatacTTCAATATTTCTCTacttatagataaaaaagaatacatgATGTATCATCGTTCAAAAATATGATTCTCAccttaaataat harbors:
- the LOC125220728 gene encoding uncharacterized protein LOC125220728, whose protein sequence is MGSQQLSGNETNENPLAAVDPDVPAGRGSLVDRSRRVWTQREEEILLETMKELTAAGWKSDNGFRAGYLTRAKEAIKREFPKTDICVHPHIKFKISAWKKNYYSLMQILDRSGVGFNNDGNYKIDIDDEQWAQVVQVVLYILFWSYAHLYFSTTSQAFYYFAMAERHHYS